One Polycladomyces zharkentensis genomic region harbors:
- a CDS encoding patatin-like phospholipase family protein: MWADAVFEGGGVKAIGLVGALTVAEEKGYRWKRLAGTSAGSIIAALLAAGYRACDIHKLMMEQDFLQFMPKTWYHRIPYVGPALRLWIHKGLYPGGSLEKWVGELLARRGVYTFADLKECELSIIASDISGGNLMVLPHDYRDYGYDPVKLTVARAVRMSCSIPYFFDPVKVVNRISKKICYVVDGAILSNFPVWLFDQEQPRWPTFGFRLVSDLSGEEHRIFGPITLLRALFLTMMEAHDNRYIKDQEKVRTILVPSLDVKMIEFHISKEKRRLLYEAGRQAAENFFRNWTFAEYLAVRRAKRGVSYTIRPTESG; this comes from the coding sequence TTGTGGGCTGATGCGGTATTTGAGGGCGGCGGGGTCAAAGCCATCGGTTTGGTCGGGGCCCTGACTGTGGCGGAGGAGAAAGGGTATCGATGGAAGCGATTGGCGGGTACGTCTGCCGGGTCCATCATCGCGGCGCTGCTGGCGGCTGGTTACCGCGCTTGTGACATTCACAAACTGATGATGGAACAAGATTTCCTGCAGTTTATGCCCAAGACGTGGTACCATCGCATTCCGTATGTGGGTCCGGCTTTGCGGTTGTGGATTCACAAGGGATTGTATCCGGGCGGATCGCTGGAAAAGTGGGTCGGCGAGCTGTTGGCACGTCGGGGTGTCTATACGTTTGCAGACCTGAAAGAGTGTGAATTGTCCATCATCGCATCGGATATCAGCGGAGGAAACCTGATGGTTCTCCCTCATGATTATCGCGACTACGGATACGATCCGGTCAAACTGACCGTGGCCCGAGCAGTGCGGATGAGTTGCAGTATCCCGTATTTTTTTGATCCGGTGAAGGTGGTCAACCGGATATCCAAAAAAATCTGCTATGTTGTCGATGGTGCCATTCTCAGCAACTTCCCGGTTTGGTTGTTTGATCAGGAACAACCGCGATGGCCCACATTCGGTTTTCGCCTCGTTTCCGATTTAAGCGGGGAGGAACATCGCATTTTTGGTCCGATTACCCTGTTGCGGGCGCTCTTTCTGACGATGATGGAGGCGCATGACAACCGGTATATAAAGGATCAGGAAAAGGTACGGACCATATTGGTTCCATCGCTGGACGTCAAGATGATTGAATTCCACATCTCCAAGGAAAAACGGCGATTACTGTATGAAGCAGGCAGACAAGCGGCGGAAAATTTTTTCCGTAACTGGACATTCGCTGAATATTTGGCGGTACGTCGGGCGAAGCGGGGTGTTTCCTACACCATTCGTCCGACGGAGTCGGGATAG
- the mntR gene encoding transcriptional regulator MntR, protein MPTPSMEDYLENIYKLIDQKGYARVSDIAEALDVHPSSVTKMVQKLDKDKYLVYEKYRGLVLTPKGKKIGKRLVDRHDLLEDFLRIIGVSEEKIYQDVEGIEHHLSWDSITCIEYLVEYFQRNPERIAELRALKEADEVSEAEQDVDSGKTVE, encoded by the coding sequence ATGCCGACACCCAGTATGGAGGATTACTTGGAAAACATCTACAAATTGATTGATCAGAAGGGTTATGCGCGCGTTTCCGACATTGCCGAAGCGTTGGACGTGCACCCCTCGTCCGTCACCAAGATGGTGCAGAAACTGGACAAGGACAAATACTTGGTATATGAGAAATATCGCGGTTTGGTTCTCACCCCCAAAGGGAAAAAAATCGGCAAACGGTTGGTGGACCGCCACGATCTTTTGGAGGATTTTCTGCGCATCATCGGTGTGAGCGAGGAGAAGATCTATCAGGATGTCGAGGGAATCGAACATCATCTGAGCTGGGATTCCATCACGTGCATTGAATATCTGGTGGAGTATTTCCAGCGAAATCCGGAACGAATTGCAGAACTACGGGCGCTCAAAGAGGCCGACGAGGTTTCAGAAGCGGAACAGGACGTGGACAGCGGAAAAACGGTGGAATAA
- a CDS encoding NADPH-dependent FMN reductase, translated as MNIVAVSGSMNPESTTKKAVEIVAKAAEAEGAKVRRVDLRELNLPVYDCREDESTYPESVHLFKQWMLEADAFIIGSPEYHGSVSGALKNALDFIGARELEGKFVALVGTSGGAMGATNTLNTLNIICRTLHAWPLPSMPSVPQSYQAFRPDGTLKDEKLQNRLEQLGRQLVKAVRMAVKGSA; from the coding sequence ATGAACATCGTTGCCGTTTCCGGTAGCATGAATCCGGAATCCACGACGAAAAAAGCGGTGGAGATCGTGGCAAAAGCCGCGGAAGCCGAAGGCGCCAAGGTTCGACGTGTCGATCTGCGCGAATTGAATCTGCCGGTGTACGATTGCCGTGAGGATGAGTCCACTTATCCGGAATCGGTTCACCTGTTCAAACAATGGATGCTTGAAGCCGACGCGTTCATTATCGGGTCGCCGGAGTATCATGGCAGTGTGTCCGGAGCGCTGAAAAACGCACTCGATTTCATCGGGGCACGGGAATTGGAAGGCAAATTCGTCGCCTTGGTTGGGACCTCTGGCGGTGCGATGGGTGCGACCAACACGCTCAATACACTCAACATCATCTGCCGCACGCTGCATGCGTGGCCGTTGCCGTCGATGCCGTCAGTGCCCCAGTCGTATCAGGCGTTTCGACCGGACGGTACGCTGAAGGATGAAAAATTGCAGAACCGCTTGGAACAACTGGGACGCCAACTGGTGAAAGCCGTGAGGATGGCAGTCAAAGGATCAGCGTAA
- a CDS encoding PCYCGC motif-containing (lipo)protein encodes MKRWWIGTTAALLLFAAGCADGTDAKVGTGGQRHTSGQAMPAFVKQSTVPHVREAYAFAEANADQLQYIPCYCGCGSLGHESVKSCFIAGKKANGQTEYNVHGSACEICVNVVMDAKKGIEAGETLQEVRQQIEQKYGQQLSPTNTPAPPEGM; translated from the coding sequence GTGAAACGATGGTGGATAGGAACAACCGCCGCACTCTTGCTTTTTGCCGCGGGTTGCGCTGATGGTACCGATGCAAAGGTCGGTACGGGCGGGCAGCGGCACACGTCAGGACAAGCCATGCCGGCGTTCGTCAAACAATCGACGGTACCGCATGTGCGGGAGGCGTATGCCTTTGCCGAGGCCAATGCGGATCAGCTTCAGTATATTCCGTGTTATTGCGGATGCGGATCACTGGGGCATGAAAGTGTGAAAAGCTGTTTCATTGCCGGAAAAAAAGCAAACGGTCAAACGGAGTACAATGTGCACGGCTCCGCGTGCGAGATTTGCGTCAATGTGGTGATGGATGCCAAAAAGGGAATCGAAGCGGGGGAGACGCTCCAAGAGGTGCGTCAACAAATCGAGCAAAAATACGGACAACAATTGTCGCCGACGAATACCCCCGCACCGCCTGAGGGAATGTGA
- the hutH gene encoding histidine ammonia-lyase has product MIALDGEHLTLEAFSEIVLHRTPAFLSVEAIRRMHRSREMVERLIGENRIVYGITTGFGKLCDTIIAPEQSELLQLNLIRSHACGVGDPLPEEVVRGMMLLRANALAKGYSGVRPGVVECLIEWLNLGLHPVVPAQGSLGASGDLAPLAHMILPLLGYGEVWVNGRREPAEAVWRAQGRSPLRLAAKEGLALINGTQMMTSLLALGLLQAKQLILAADIIGAMTVEALRGIPHAFHPLLHEVRGQIGQITTAANLRSLLADSAQVMQPDEVRVQDAYSLRCIPQVHGASKDVYHYVKDVVSRELNAATDNPLLFPETGEAVSGGNFHGQPLALAADFLTIAMAELANISERRTERLVNPQLSGLPAFLTSQSGLHSGYMILQYVAASLVSENKGLCHPASVDSIPSSANQEDHVSMGATAARKLHHVLDNVTRVLAIEYICAGQALEFAKQRLGKGTLAAYRLLRQHVPPLVEDREGHRDIETTARLIRDGLLVEEAGKTVPISL; this is encoded by the coding sequence ATGATCGCACTGGACGGTGAACATTTAACATTGGAAGCGTTTTCGGAAATCGTGCTTCACCGGACTCCGGCCTTTTTGAGCGTTGAAGCGATCCGGCGCATGCACCGTTCCCGCGAGATGGTGGAACGCCTGATCGGGGAAAACCGGATCGTTTACGGCATCACCACCGGATTCGGCAAATTGTGCGACACGATCATCGCACCGGAACAATCCGAACTGCTGCAACTGAACCTCATCCGTTCCCATGCGTGCGGCGTTGGCGACCCATTGCCGGAGGAAGTGGTGCGGGGCATGATGCTCCTTCGTGCCAATGCACTTGCCAAGGGGTACTCCGGGGTTCGTCCCGGCGTGGTGGAATGCCTGATCGAGTGGTTAAACCTCGGCCTCCACCCCGTCGTACCCGCGCAAGGTTCACTGGGTGCCAGCGGCGACTTGGCCCCCCTCGCACATATGATCCTGCCCTTGCTCGGATACGGGGAAGTGTGGGTAAACGGCAGACGGGAACCGGCTGAAGCGGTCTGGCGCGCGCAGGGACGGTCTCCTCTGCGGTTGGCGGCAAAAGAAGGGCTGGCGCTCATCAACGGTACGCAGATGATGACGAGTCTGCTCGCCCTTGGACTGTTGCAGGCGAAACAATTGATCTTGGCTGCCGACATTATCGGGGCGATGACGGTGGAAGCTCTGCGCGGCATTCCACACGCCTTTCATCCCCTCCTGCACGAGGTTCGGGGTCAAATCGGACAGATCACCACCGCCGCCAATCTGCGCTCCCTGTTGGCGGACAGCGCCCAAGTGATGCAACCGGACGAAGTACGTGTGCAGGACGCTTACAGCCTGCGGTGCATACCGCAAGTCCACGGTGCATCCAAAGATGTCTACCATTATGTGAAAGACGTGGTATCCCGCGAATTGAACGCCGCAACCGATAACCCCCTCCTCTTTCCGGAAACGGGAGAAGCGGTCTCCGGGGGCAACTTTCACGGCCAACCGCTGGCGTTGGCGGCCGATTTTCTTACGATCGCCATGGCGGAGCTGGCCAATATCTCGGAGCGACGAACCGAACGGCTGGTCAACCCGCAACTGTCCGGATTGCCCGCCTTTTTAACCAGCCAAAGCGGTCTGCATTCCGGTTACATGATCCTGCAATACGTCGCCGCCTCGCTCGTCTCCGAAAACAAAGGTCTCTGTCATCCTGCATCGGTCGACTCCATCCCCTCTTCGGCCAACCAGGAGGATCACGTCAGCATGGGAGCCACAGCCGCCCGTAAACTGCATCATGTCCTGGACAACGTCACCCGCGTACTGGCCATTGAGTACATCTGTGCAGGACAGGCGTTGGAGTTTGCAAAACAGCGGTTGGGGAAAGGAACACTGGCGGCATATCGATTGTTGAGGCAACACGTCCCGCCATTGGTGGAAGACCGAGAGGGCCATCGTGACATAGAAACGACCGCCCGATTGATACGCGACGGCCTGTTGGTCGAAGAAGCAGGGAAAACGGTACCGATCTCGTTGTAG
- a CDS encoding metallophosphoesterase, with translation MTIYAISDLHLSFNKPVTLYGIDHDRDVSKPMDVFGWDRHYDRIRDQWLEVVKPEDTVLIPGDISWAMKIETAKNDFGWIAQLPGKKVLSPGNHCYYVSSKKKVREALPEGMYWIDADYTVVEGCVVAGTRGWTLPGDHRFWDEERDRPIYERQVGRLRLALEAAVKAEPDKPIIVMLHYPPVTKHVRGSGFFDVMKEFGVATCVYGHMHGKAADEAVQGEYEGIELQLVACDYLDFRPVQVKVPEMDHRND, from the coding sequence TTGACCATCTATGCCATCAGCGATTTGCATTTGTCATTCAACAAACCGGTGACATTGTACGGGATCGACCATGACCGTGACGTGTCCAAGCCGATGGATGTGTTTGGCTGGGATCGTCACTACGACCGCATCCGGGATCAGTGGTTGGAAGTGGTAAAACCGGAGGATACGGTACTGATCCCTGGAGATATCAGTTGGGCGATGAAAATCGAAACGGCGAAAAACGATTTTGGCTGGATCGCCCAACTGCCGGGAAAAAAGGTTCTCTCTCCCGGCAATCACTGCTATTACGTTTCCAGCAAAAAAAAGGTGCGCGAAGCGCTGCCGGAGGGAATGTACTGGATTGATGCCGATTACACGGTGGTGGAAGGGTGTGTCGTGGCCGGCACGCGCGGTTGGACTTTGCCGGGGGACCATCGTTTTTGGGATGAAGAGCGGGATCGGCCGATCTACGAACGGCAGGTGGGGCGCCTGCGGCTTGCATTGGAAGCGGCGGTGAAAGCGGAACCGGACAAGCCGATCATCGTGATGCTCCACTATCCGCCGGTCACCAAGCATGTCCGCGGCTCGGGTTTTTTTGACGTGATGAAGGAATTTGGCGTTGCCACCTGTGTGTACGGTCACATGCACGGCAAAGCGGCCGACGAAGCGGTGCAAGGAGAATACGAAGGGATTGAGCTGCAACTGGTTGCGTGCGATTATCTGGATTTTCGGCCGGTACAGGTGAAGGTGCCGGAAATGGATCACAGGAACGACTAG
- a CDS encoding GDSL-type esterase/lipase family protein → MAQPFVYTALGDSITAGYNAPRRRGYAHRLTRRLKYQGLPAKLYTICMKGWTSGDLLFASAWPSNRLAIRNAHLITVYVGGNDLIFAHVKYLLTRNPNVFSQVIATYGNNLQHLYKRIRRLSSAPVYALNLYNPFPHSVLPNTLVPALNQMTADVSARWDITVVNIYESFQGMEPLLIDGYQTGRLENYVPIISRNPVHPNEHGHEQIARELWETISD, encoded by the coding sequence ATGGCACAACCTTTTGTTTACACCGCATTGGGCGACTCCATCACTGCCGGGTACAACGCACCCCGCCGTCGGGGATATGCGCATCGGCTGACCAGACGGTTGAAATACCAGGGACTTCCGGCCAAATTATACACCATCTGCATGAAAGGCTGGACGAGCGGAGATTTGCTCTTTGCATCCGCATGGCCTTCAAACCGTCTGGCCATCCGAAACGCCCATCTGATTACGGTGTACGTCGGAGGCAATGATCTCATTTTTGCCCATGTCAAATATCTGCTGACCCGCAATCCAAATGTGTTCAGTCAAGTGATCGCCACCTACGGAAACAACCTGCAACATCTGTACAAGCGAATCCGCAGGCTGTCCTCCGCTCCCGTTTATGCCTTGAACCTTTACAATCCGTTTCCCCATTCGGTATTGCCCAACACCTTGGTGCCCGCACTCAACCAAATGACTGCCGATGTATCCGCGCGTTGGGACATCACCGTCGTCAACATTTACGAATCGTTTCAAGGAATGGAACCCCTGCTGATTGACGGATACCAAACCGGCCGATTGGAGAACTATGTGCCCATCATCTCCCGAAACCCCGTACACCCCAATGAACACGGACATGAGCAGATCGCACGGGAACTGTGGGAGACGATCTCGGATTAG
- a CDS encoding vitamin B12-dependent ribonucleotide reductase, with translation MVIASTNHDETKEKSDHEEDFGVKIKRYFTRPGEDPFDSVEYVKRDCRITNPDGSVVFEMKGAEVPKAWSQVAADIMISKYFRKAGVPQKDENGNPILDENGQPVTGPETSVKQVVHRLAGCWRDWGERYGYFDTEEDAQAFYDELVYMMLHQMAAPNSPQWFNTGLAYAYGIKGKPQGHYYVDPETEELKQGEDAYSRPQPHACFIQSVEDDLVNEGGIMDLWVREARLFKYGSGTGTNFSNIRGKGEPLSGGGTSSGLLSFLKIGDRAAGAIKSGGTTRRAAKMVCLDIDHPDVEEFINWKSNEEKKVRALIAAGYDPSFNGEAYETVSGQNSNNSVRVPHEFFKALEEDGGWALKYRTNGKTAKVVSARDLWRQIGQAAWECADPGVQYDGTINEWHTCPAGMDGQVGARHNRINASNPCSEYMFLDNTACNLASLNLMKFFDADSRQFDIPAFKHAVRLWTIVLEISVLMAQYPSREIAKLSYEYRTLGLGYANIGTLLMVSGIPYDSEEALAITGAITAIMTGTAYATSAEMAKELGPFKAFPINREHMLRVIRNHRRAAYNAPAEEYEGLTITPMGIHPTKCPPDLLEAARESWDEALKMGEQYGYRNAQTTLLAPTGTIGLLMDCDTTGIEPDFALVKFKKLAGGGYFKIANQSIRPALKNLGYTEEQIEDILRYVIGTLTLDGAPHINRETLKEKGFTDDDLRKVEEKLPTVFELPYAFTVWTLGEETLQRLGFQPEEYNAPDFNLLRELGFNQEQIEEANDVICGMMTIEGAPHLKKEHYPVFDTANKCGKHGTRFIHYMGHLRMMAAAQPFLSGAISKTINMPESATVEDICHAYLEGWKLGLKAVALYRDGSKSSQPLNTRGDKREKEEEPTEVPETAEAYAAASQLREVFADGHVPSVRRRLPRKREGFTQEARIAGQKVFVRTGEYPDGSLGEIFIDMHKAGSTMRGLLDAFAVAVSLGLQHGVPLEKYVNSMTFTRFEPAGTVDHPNIKMATSVIDYVFRLLGMEYLGRTDFVQVPPKKEELRCYVNEQKRKQQAETREETSSTRASAEVEQGYREVTGAQEPGNDQNIDAIRASSGAPLCIECGGMTKRNGSCYVCLDCGATTGCS, from the coding sequence ATGGTGATTGCATCAACCAACCATGATGAAACGAAAGAAAAAAGCGATCATGAGGAGGATTTCGGAGTGAAAATCAAACGATACTTTACCCGTCCGGGAGAAGATCCTTTCGACTCCGTAGAGTATGTGAAACGGGACTGTCGGATCACCAACCCGGATGGTTCGGTTGTGTTTGAGATGAAGGGGGCGGAAGTGCCCAAAGCATGGTCGCAGGTGGCGGCCGATATCATGATCTCGAAGTATTTCCGAAAAGCCGGTGTTCCGCAGAAGGATGAAAACGGCAATCCGATCTTGGATGAAAACGGTCAGCCGGTAACCGGACCGGAAACGAGCGTCAAGCAGGTGGTTCACCGTCTGGCCGGTTGCTGGCGGGATTGGGGAGAGCGTTACGGCTATTTTGATACCGAAGAGGACGCGCAGGCGTTTTACGATGAATTGGTGTACATGATGTTGCATCAGATGGCCGCACCCAACTCGCCGCAATGGTTTAACACGGGGCTGGCCTATGCCTACGGCATCAAGGGGAAACCACAGGGCCACTATTACGTCGACCCCGAAACGGAAGAACTGAAACAGGGGGAAGACGCCTACAGCCGGCCGCAGCCGCACGCCTGTTTCATCCAGTCCGTCGAGGACGATCTGGTGAACGAAGGCGGCATCATGGACCTGTGGGTGCGTGAAGCCCGCCTGTTCAAATACGGAAGCGGAACGGGCACCAACTTCTCCAACATCCGCGGCAAGGGTGAACCGCTTTCCGGCGGGGGCACCTCATCGGGATTGCTGTCGTTCCTCAAAATCGGTGACCGAGCCGCCGGTGCGATCAAGTCGGGTGGAACGACCCGTCGGGCGGCCAAAATGGTCTGTTTGGACATCGACCACCCGGATGTGGAGGAGTTCATCAACTGGAAATCCAACGAAGAGAAAAAAGTGCGCGCGTTGATCGCCGCCGGATACGATCCTTCGTTCAACGGCGAAGCGTATGAGACGGTATCCGGTCAAAACTCCAACAACTCGGTACGCGTCCCGCATGAGTTCTTTAAAGCGCTGGAGGAAGACGGCGGCTGGGCGCTCAAATACCGTACCAACGGCAAAACGGCCAAAGTCGTCTCCGCCCGCGATTTGTGGCGGCAGATCGGACAAGCCGCATGGGAATGTGCTGATCCCGGCGTGCAATATGACGGCACGATCAACGAATGGCACACCTGCCCGGCCGGGATGGACGGCCAAGTGGGTGCACGCCACAACCGGATCAATGCCTCCAACCCGTGCTCGGAGTACATGTTCCTCGACAATACGGCGTGTAACTTGGCGTCGCTCAACCTGATGAAGTTTTTCGACGCGGACAGTCGCCAGTTTGACATCCCGGCGTTCAAACACGCGGTGCGCCTCTGGACGATCGTGCTGGAGATCTCGGTACTGATGGCGCAATATCCGTCCCGGGAAATCGCCAAGCTCTCCTATGAATACCGTACACTGGGGCTGGGGTATGCCAACATCGGTACGCTGTTGATGGTCTCCGGCATCCCCTATGACTCCGAAGAGGCATTGGCGATCACCGGCGCGATCACGGCGATCATGACCGGAACCGCGTATGCCACCTCGGCTGAGATGGCCAAAGAGCTGGGACCGTTCAAAGCCTTTCCGATCAACCGGGAGCACATGTTGCGCGTGATCCGCAACCACCGGCGTGCGGCGTACAACGCTCCCGCGGAGGAATATGAAGGATTGACGATCACCCCGATGGGGATCCATCCGACCAAGTGCCCGCCGGATCTGCTTGAGGCGGCACGGGAAAGTTGGGACGAGGCACTGAAGATGGGTGAACAATACGGGTATCGTAACGCTCAGACCACATTGCTTGCGCCGACGGGCACGATCGGTTTGTTGATGGATTGCGACACGACGGGGATTGAGCCGGATTTCGCCTTGGTGAAATTCAAAAAGCTGGCCGGCGGCGGGTATTTCAAAATCGCCAACCAATCCATCCGTCCGGCACTGAAAAATCTGGGCTACACCGAGGAACAAATCGAGGATATCCTGCGCTACGTGATCGGTACGCTGACCCTGGACGGCGCTCCGCACATCAACCGCGAGACGCTGAAGGAAAAAGGGTTTACCGATGACGATTTGCGGAAGGTGGAAGAAAAGCTGCCCACCGTGTTTGAATTGCCGTATGCGTTCACGGTGTGGACTTTGGGTGAGGAAACCCTGCAACGGCTCGGCTTCCAACCGGAAGAGTACAATGCGCCGGATTTCAATCTCCTGCGGGAACTCGGCTTCAACCAGGAGCAGATCGAGGAAGCCAACGACGTCATCTGCGGCATGATGACGATCGAGGGGGCACCTCACCTGAAAAAGGAACACTACCCCGTATTCGATACCGCAAATAAATGCGGTAAACACGGTACGCGGTTCATCCACTACATGGGCCACCTGCGGATGATGGCGGCCGCCCAGCCGTTCCTGAGCGGTGCGATCTCCAAAACGATCAACATGCCGGAATCGGCCACGGTGGAGGATATTTGCCATGCCTACCTGGAAGGCTGGAAACTGGGACTCAAGGCGGTGGCACTCTACCGTGACGGTTCGAAGAGCTCACAACCGCTCAACACCCGGGGCGACAAGCGGGAGAAAGAAGAAGAGCCGACGGAAGTGCCTGAAACGGCAGAAGCCTATGCCGCAGCTTCCCAGCTGCGCGAAGTGTTCGCTGACGGCCACGTTCCCAGCGTGCGGCGTCGCCTCCCGCGCAAACGCGAAGGATTTACGCAGGAAGCACGCATCGCGGGTCAAAAGGTGTTCGTCCGTACCGGGGAGTATCCGGACGGCTCGCTGGGTGAGATTTTCATCGACATGCACAAGGCGGGAAGCACGATGCGCGGTTTGCTGGACGCCTTCGCCGTGGCAGTCTCGCTCGGTCTGCAACATGGTGTTCCGTTGGAGAAATACGTCAATTCCATGACGTTTACCCGCTTTGAACCGGCCGGTACGGTAGACCATCCCAACATCAAGATGGCCACGTCCGTGATCGATTACGTGTTTCGCCTGTTGGGCATGGAATACCTGGGTCGCACCGATTTCGTACAAGTGCCGCCGAAAAAGGAAGAACTGCGTTGTTATGTCAACGAGCAAAAACGAAAACAACAAGCCGAGACCAGGGAGGAAACAAGCTCCACCCGGGCATCGGCGGAAGTGGAACAGGGATACCGTGAAGTGACCGGAGCGCAGGAACCCGGCAACGACCAGAACATCGACGCGATTCGGGCCAGCAGCGGCGCACCGTTGTGTATTGAGTGCGGAGGCATGACCAAACGGAATGGCTCCTGCTATGTCTGTCTCGATTGCGGCGCCACCACCGGTTGTTCGTGA
- the dat gene encoding D-amino-acid transaminase produces the protein MTILFNDQLIARDEARVDVEDRGYQFGDGVYEVIRVYGGHPFCLEEHLDRLERSAREIRMPLPYSREKTEHLLLQLIEADHLKEGYLYVQITRGVAPRDHAFPSKSEPVLTAYAVESQRPTDLMKNGIRAITQEDIRWLRCDIKSLNLLGAVLAKQAAVDAGAQEAILHRNGTVTEGSATNVFIVKDNTLWTHPANHLILHGITRAVTLKLAEKEGIPVREEAFSLEDLRSADEVFITSTTKEIVPVVAVDGIPVGTGQPGLVTRKLQQAFEQKIGVSV, from the coding sequence ATGACCATTCTTTTCAACGACCAATTGATCGCGCGTGACGAGGCGCGTGTGGACGTGGAAGACCGCGGATACCAGTTCGGCGACGGTGTATATGAAGTGATCCGTGTTTACGGCGGCCACCCCTTCTGCCTGGAAGAGCATCTCGACCGCCTGGAACGAAGCGCTCGGGAAATCCGCATGCCGTTGCCGTATTCCCGAGAGAAGACGGAACACCTGCTGCTGCAATTGATCGAAGCCGATCATCTCAAAGAGGGCTACCTGTATGTACAGATCACACGTGGCGTCGCCCCTCGGGATCATGCGTTTCCGTCCAAGAGCGAACCGGTGTTGACGGCCTATGCCGTTGAATCACAACGCCCCACCGATCTGATGAAAAACGGCATCCGCGCCATTACACAGGAAGACATCCGCTGGTTGCGCTGCGACATCAAAAGCCTCAACCTGCTGGGCGCGGTATTGGCCAAACAAGCTGCGGTGGATGCCGGCGCGCAGGAAGCGATTTTGCATCGGAACGGAACGGTGACGGAAGGCAGTGCCACCAACGTGTTCATCGTCAAGGACAACACCTTGTGGACACATCCCGCCAACCACCTCATTTTACACGGAATCACACGTGCCGTCACCTTGAAATTGGCGGAAAAAGAAGGGATTCCCGTTCGCGAGGAGGCATTTTCTTTGGAAGACCTCCGTTCCGCTGACGAAGTCTTCATCACCAGTACGACCAAAGAAATCGTACCGGTTGTAGCGGTGGACGGCATCCCCGTCGGGACGGGCCAACCGGGATTGGTGACGCGGAAACTTCAGCAGGCCTTTGAACAAAAAATCGGTGTCTCGGTGTAA